AACATGACCAGTCAAGATACTGCTGGAGTTAAGTTGCTATCAAAGGTGGACCTTAATGAAGCGTCCACGGACTGAGCGCCTGCGGCTTCTTCACGTAAGTCAATGACGTCACTGCGATAATCGGGGATGTGCGGCGTCTCCGCTTTCTAACGCCGCTTCTTCATAATTGATTTTGTGGGTGTGGAGGGGTcacggcaacattttgtgaAACTTGCCCATGACTTTGTCAAGTCAAAGTTTTGCTCCCTAGCCGACACGAGACGCAAAACTCACCAGGTCAAGCGCGTTTGGGCAGCACACCTtcaaaccaaacatttttttctgtcttcttATCTCGCTCGATGCTTCAGAAtccgaatcagaatcagctttaacggCCAAGTGTGTCGAACACACACGGAATtcgtcggtgctgccctggtacgacatacagaacacaAAACAGAGAACAGGAAacaacataacaacaacaaagaacaagagacatttatgtttataggaattattccttataagacgtcaACACTCGCCAAATagttaaatttttaattttgaagactTGCCAAATGATCCACACACCAGCAACTGTTGATCCACGGCGCCCTCTGCCGACTACCACGGGTATTGCAACCTCTCTTGTTTGGTTGTAAATTTACTTTGTGCGTCCTCACACTTTGACTTTTCATTAAAAAGTCTATACAATATGTCCAGTAATTCCAGTTTTAGTAGCATTTATTCGGATATTCTCAGGACTATAAACCATTGCAagcattttcagtttttcattttttaattaaaaaaaaaacaaaacacgtggTGTTTCCAACATAGTggttaaatggggggggggtaatcacaTGGGGAttattttgttccactttgATTATGATGGAGTGTGAATAGCACCACATAAATTAGCCACGTATTGATTGCGCACACATGAACTTTACTAATATAAACTCGTGTTCATTCCGTGTAGATGTCAAGATTCCTTTTCTACACTCGAGAGGCCGAACACACCCAAACAAACAGACGATCATCGACCGACAACGTGAATCATTACATATACGTTaatcaaaacatgaaatattataagacaaacaaatacatacacTTACTCAAATGTGCTTGAAACGCATGCCAGCTTTCCTCGGCACTCGTTCCCCGATCGCCAGGCATTACTAGCCGATCTGCGGACGCAGACGTCGACCTGGCCGGGTGGAGGCCCTTGCTCGCTCGCAacaagttgttaaaaaaaaagttttgttttcaatgacaaaaaaaaaaaggccgggTGGCGTGGGCTCGCTCCCCTCAGAGTGATTCCGCGCCATCGCTCAGCTTTTGGGACGCACTCTTCATTCAAGCGGCAGCCGTCGCCGTGGCGACCCGGAAACAACGACGAAAAGAACGAATCGGCGTGAAGAACACGACACTTCCCTGTATCACCCGCAACTCGTCACCGTAAGCGCGAGGCGGAGCCGACCGTGGCCGCCGCGCGGGATCCACCAGTCGGCTCCGCCTCCAAAAACCCACCGTGCAAAATTAATAACCGTTTTAGAATTACTGACCCATTTTCGAAAGAGGTTAAATGAAACTGGTGTGCTGAGAATGCCATTGAAAATATGACGGTTCCATCAAGGCttaatattattatacattcataatattgtaatgatgCGTGTCTGCCTGAAAGCAGACGGTGTGTGTcagtctgtgtgcgtgtgtgagaatTGGCTCGGCAGCCCTTAAATGGAACATTTCCGTAGGAAACACTTGCACCTCATTGGCTCAACACTGCATCAATCCTCCAATGAGGTAAGCCGGAGGCCCTTGAGTCccccaatcaaaaaaaaaaaaaaaaaaaaatcaaaataaatatgggTGTTGTTTGTCCATGTGTATTTTGGGGCGGTCCTTGCTGGATGGAGAGGATACGGTTGCCGCGGTGATGAGCGTGAGGTGTCACAGAGCAGAGTGAGAAAAGGGGGTcgggggagtgtgtgtgtgtgtgtgtgtggggggggggtcagggggTCTAGACCTCTGCTCCTTTCAAGCCGATTCGTTCGTCCTCATGTCAGTCGCTGCTGGGCTTCTTCAGCGAGAAAGCCAAGATGCCAAAGTGGCTGCTGAGCTGTTGCACCTGCAcgcaagggaaaaaaagagtgatttaaaaaaaaaaaaaaaggaacaataaGCAACACTCGTTACAACAACACTTTCCAAATAATCTGCCAtcacaataaataaacatgAATAACACACCCTCACAAGGTTGCCAATCAAGTCCTTAACGAGGTTTTGATACATAAACATTTGCCATGTGACTTTTCCCAAGTTCACCTCAATACCTGCCAAATAGTGTGACCCATCGtaattttaatttctgttgGTTTTGCTGGACTAGAATCAAAATAACAGAATTCCAAATATTTATCATAAGGAAAAGGGATTCGATATCTAATATGTGTGTGGCGCGTGTGCCCTCACCACCGACACGCCGTAGTGGACGTGCGCCAGTACCACGGCGGCCGTCCACACGTGCAGCAGCAGCGTCTCGTCGGGCGCCAGGCCCGACAGGGCCAGCGCCACCACGCCGGCCATCGGCAGCAGCAGCAAGCTCAGCGCCTGGCAACGCGTGTTGCTCATTTGGCACACGATCAGTTTGcactgcaacacacacacacacacacacacacacacaccacacacacacacacacaaaaacgttCAGGCCGAAGATAGTAGCTGAACAAAATTTAGCGGTCGGGGactcacatttgatttttgataGGGACAAGTggtctttttcccccccaaaagttTTAGTAAAATTACCTAATTCATTCATTGTCTTAATGATAGTTCATGACACAAATGGTCTTTAAACTAAAGTGAAATGTATAtcacttttgaaaacaaaaagcattttcatttggtcaataatttgtaaaaataacattGACTAGCCAAAAGTAtcgaatgatggaaaaaaaaaaaaagaatggatgtGATGGGTTTCTGCCCAAGTGACATTATTTTTGCAGTATTTATAAAATGATCAATGTGTTTGTtattttacttgtattttttaatttgcaataCATAAATTAACCAgttatgcaagaaaaaaaatgttgggtattttttttttctctgtgattTCTTCCATTATTGAGACTGAACTATTTTGGgggtaaaaatgtcaaatgtgtaTTTACAATTtacttatttacaataaattagttcataaaacaaaagtgtcaatgaatattttactgatcatttttatttaaaatactaTACATAAATTAGccaattatttcataaaatgttaaatgtatatgtacttttatttcacaaaatttgtTTGTAATAAACTTGTGattaattttacatgtaaaattgtctattttactgtcattttctttttgtatacAAGAAATACCTTAATTATTTAATGAGttcaattgattaaaaatactgtaaaaaatatgTAAGGTCAACCAACTTCAGTGTAAAGTCTATATGAATCCATGAACTATCACAGGTAGGGGGCACGGGCCATACAATTTCCCCCTAACCGGGGCCGAGGTACCTTCCGCAGTCAGTGGAGGACACCCACCGTGACGTTGGCGAAGGCCGTGCCCACCATGAGGTAGTAGAGCCTGGGCTGCAGCTCCAGAATGTTGGACGGCGAAAAGAGCACCCAAGCGGTGGACAGGATGAAGAGGAGCACGGGCGACAGGAAGGGCAGGAGGGCCTCGTACAAGCTGCCGTGCTTCAGCGAGTTGCTGCGGTACGCCCTGAACGAGCACAACACCGAGTTACGCTCCCGTTACAGTTGCGTGCTAATTAgggatgacatttaaaaaaaaaaaaaaaaaaaaaaaaaaacatacctgagGACGTTGTAGAGGCTCATGGGTAAAGTCACAGTGAAGGAACAAGCTGAAAAGCATCAAGACGGAACTTAAAAGGTGAATGTGCACCATGCAATATTATGTAGTTTTTGAACATATCGTCGCTGTTAAACGGAACGCACCGACAATCATGAAGGTGAAAAGGTCTCTGTACAGGAAGTGGAAGAGGGCGGGCTGGTACCAGGTCTCCACGCCCACTACCGCCGTCACCAAGTAGACCACGGAGATGGTCTGgaagataaaaaaaagggggaggagTTTACACGGCGCTCACGCGGGAGACTTGCGTGCAGGTGAGGAGGAATGAAAGGGAAAGAAACTCAAGCGCAGTGTGCGGGTATTTATTCTTTTAAGCAGGGAAAACTGGAATTTAGTCATCGAGTGGAGGTATTCCTCACTTTCAGTTCAAGATCAGATAATCTTTGTTTAGTCCCACAATCGGGACATTTTCACATGGTTAAAACGCTCAAGTTGACAGAAACTCTTTCAAGAGGCTTGAATGCGGCCGACTTGAATTCATGAGTTTGAGTCTTGTAAATGTTGTTAGATCAAACCGCAGCTTCAAATCTTATTCACAGATACGAGAATTAGCTCGATTCTGTTTATGTAGTATCCTGATGGAAAGTAAACAGCTTTGATTGATCGTTTTGCACGCGTGAAAAGTCACTTTGGGTGTTGCCATTTACAATTTCTAATGTCAAAAAGTACAAAGTAgagttatatatattttttttgtattaaaaatattgtgGAACCTTCGATTATGTGATTCGTTTGTGACAAAAACCAAATCGTACAAAAACTGAAGCAATACTCCTCATAGGAAATAATGTTAATCCAATTAATTGGTTCCAGGGACCcacaaatatgaacaaaaataatcaaattgtaGAGGGTAGCTTTAACTtaacgtacaaaaaaatgactttactTTCACCTTTTATTGaaaattttttgtcttttacccATCTGAAGTTTCTATCCATGCATAATAACAATCACTGCTCATGATAACTTAGAGAAAAAGTCTTCTCAGCCTCACCACTTGGCTGATGTCGTAGCCCCACGGCAGGAAGAGCACGCCCGTGTTGTACTTCTCCCAGTGCGACAGGATGAAGGAGAACAGGACCACCCACAGGATGTAGTACAGCGTGGCCACGCCCACACCACTGGCGCCCCGCCCAAATATGGAGTAGACAGTTGCCACGAAGAAAATGCAGGCCCAGCTGTCCAGCCCATGGTCAAACAGCTCCCCGAGAGGCGTGGAGGAGTTGGTGCGACGTGCCTGCTTGCCGTCCACACCGTCtaccaagagaaaaaaaaaacaaaaacacggaaTCACGGTGTGCGGGAAAACAAATTAGAGGTGGAGGAGGCGGCGCAAACGTGGCTGCTCACCGAGTGTGTAGGCCAGGAAGTTGAAGATCCCCGCCATCACCCACACCCAGCTAGGCACATGCTGATGTTTGGCGTCTGAAACCCATgcatgcaaaattaaaaatgcagcTTAGCGCACGCGATAAGGTTGTTGCTTCGTTCCTCAAATGACGCACGAGCCGTGTGGGGGAACGGAGTTGAGTGGAAAATGTCAGCTGTGGCACCGACCGTGATGTAGCACCACACGCCCACGCAAGACCAAGCGAGGTGGTGAAGCCACAATCGAGCCCGCCACCCATCAGTTGGCTAAAAGGAGCCCACCCTTGCGAGCTAGCGCCTCTCGCCGCGCCTTGAAATCCCCCCGATGACCCGGTGGGATGCATTCTAGTGATTGGTTCACCTCGTGCGCACTGGTCTGCTGATAGTGGCGTCACCAGCGTTCCAGGTCAACACACCTGAGGCGTAGAAGTCAAAATCGTAGAAGGCCAACATGAGGAAGGTGACCACAAGGAACATGAAGCCGGTGAACGTGATGAGGTTCGGGGCCAACCATTTTGGTAGAAACTACGAAGACAGGACAAAGATATGCCTGATCAGAACGACGATAATGAAAGattcaaatcataaatgatTCTTTAATGGCAGCAAATTTGTAATAATGATTTTTAAACATGGGTGTGAGCCGTAATTACCATTACTCGTAAGGTGTTTATAAAGAGGCCTTGGTACAAATGCATTTGTTTGTATGacgataaaaatatttaatttcaggAGGCCAACAgttattcccccccaaaaaaaatctaaaatatgtGGCGATGAGCAGGAAACAAAATGGAAGGATGTTACAATATCATTTGTGGTCTGATAGCGACTTTTATATGGAAACAAAATAActgtttattttgtaatatttcttgCCAAATTCCTCTCATTGTGTCACTTTTGATCAGATTTCGTACTCTTGGTTTACATTTAATGGTCTAACGCCACACGTGACTAAATCACATCAGAGAGAACATTAATTACAACCATCTAggccataggtgtcaaactcaaggccccggggccagatctggcctgccgcatgattttatgtggcccggggaggcaaatcatgtgtatcaacttccatgatttttttgttcaaatctgtaccaaaacttcaaattgtcatatcttaCATGATAACGTTCAGCtatttacaagcattttttgtgttaccaaacaacaatagttagAAAAAaccattactcttgatttctgattccaaaactagctcataaatttcatctgtaaatatgatgaggcggttaaaagattttttctcgtttcacagccataacggccctttaaGAGAAACCGTACGCATAACGTGGcctgcaaaaatgagtttgacacccctgatctaggcATCCCAGAGCCCAAATTTGACGACTATTATACAGAACGTTATTCAACATTGTGAGGAGCGTCAGTAgttattaaaacacacacacacacaagcccgTTTCTCACCTTCACCACAAAGTTCCAGAAAGGGTGCATGACATAGACGGACAAAGGATTGGAGTCCACGGCGCTGtactgcaaacacacacacaacacactatCAGTTTCATTATGTCATCGTGACACGCGTGcacaacaacacaaacacacatgcttACCGAGCCTGCCTGTGTAATTTATTTCCTTGTGTAGTAATTTAACACAAATTGACATCTATTGTATGTCATACCAGACGTGTGTACCTTTTTAAATACGTTTCCATATTAGGGTGTGGGACCTTGTTTTTTCTATATTGTATTATTCTtaaccacaaaaatgaaaaattccaaattttgttCTGGGGCTGGCAAGAGATTCATCACGCTGCAATCTAGACGGCGTTTCACCTCAAGGCGTCGCGGAATGAATTTATGACGTTCACGAGGTTGAAGAGTGGAACTTGGGCGTTCAAACCATTATCTTGCCGTAAGTCACGCAAcgctgttttgaaaatgaaataatctggCATGGTCTGGCAGTCGAGTAAAACCGAAATAAAATATCCGTTGCATGCAAGTGCTCTGGTTTGGTATTTGGGTTTGACTGTTTGTGCCGTTACAGAAAGGTttgaccggtgtgacggtctgagcgctcccccgtgctgaaaagtccccttgtgattattgcgcatgcgttactaacagggcaGTCAATCTGAAACTTGATGGGACTTGAAATTTTGTCATGCAAcacaagtcccccccccccccaaaaaaaaaaaaaaaatagaccaaaGGAGGGGTCATATGTCAACTTGGTACCATGGGACGCACACGATATCCGCGACAATACCGACACAGCACAGTCAATAACTAATGGGCATAATTATGACACTCAGTACAGTCAACTTTTACATTACAAGCTGAAGGTGCTGAGTAACCGCGGTGACACTGCTAATTATGGAGGGTAGCAGGAAGGATGCGGTAACCGCACTGCGCCATGTGATCGCACGAGCTGAAAACTCGCGATGATCAATTTCCCAATTCTGTGAAATACAGCAAAAGAGCGTTTGCATTCGCCACGCACCACTCCGATACTCGGCCTGCAGCTCTTCCCGCAAAGTCACAAAGTGCGACCGTTAAAAAGCTTTTATGAGAAATGTCTCAGTGAAGAAGAAAGTCATTATGGTTAGGGAAGTCCCGATCACATTTATAgcgcctgattttttttttttttttaaggatgtgCCGATAGCGAGTCCCGATCTGATATCTTGGGAATGCAGTGGGGGAGAATCACACATCCAAATGATTTCAATTATCTTAagtaaaatctaaaaatatataccaATATAAAAAAATCCTGTGTACAGTAAAGACCTTAAATGATCAATTAATCAACTTCACAGATCAACAAACAATATACACAACTGTTATATAAATTAGACCAAAAAAAGCAATAACATTACAATTAAAtactataaataataaataattatggCACATTAACTTAACGTTTTACCTAAACAGTAAACAACTTCTTTCTCGTAAatacacaacattcttcttgaACCATAATGACTTTTCTCAAACATATACAACTTTAAAAAATTACCTGAAAACTTTATCTAAATTCTAAAACAAATAACACATTAATACGAAAAATAGTCAAACGTTTTATGACATTTTATCTCAAAGTTTCAACTGGTCCCGTCtatatatcttttttatttttttcgtaaaaGCATAACAAATCTCTtaagtatacattttttttctgtaattgaATGTATTCCTacaactaggaaaaaaaaatgattaaaacaatTCTATCAAAAGTGCAAGGTGTAATGGTATTATCAAGCAGGTACTAATAAATactcaatatttattatttatattttatgaagTAATCAATATTGGCATGTACTCAAATGTAAGTACTTGCAGTCAACATTGTAATCAGTCTCAAAATTGTATAGAAAactcttttcaaaatgtactaATAGCCTGTCTGAAATTATTCAATGAATGATTAATTCTCAGAGGAAAGCAAAAGTTTATTTTGAGGTTcgttttttttgccagtgctGACCTCATGCCTGGGTCAATGCCTCCTTTGTGACCTCTGGATGACTTCTGCTCCTTTCAGTATGTTTAGTTTGCATGATCATTATTCTGTGGgacaaatgtgactttttcaagCTAATTCTTGAGAACTGTCACAAaaccatatacagtatacaaataAGGTTTTcatctttgtgtattttgagtgatttggggttttttttcaggacGAAGGTATAACATTAGACACAATTGTATTGTATTCCTGTCAAATGAGGTCAAATTTGACGCGAGCAGCGTGTAGGAGTTTAAACCAACACAACATacagaaaacatacatacagaTGCACGCGTGAGCTAGCTACCTAGCATGCTACCTTGTATTTGTCGAAGCCTGCGAGTTGCTCCTGCGTGACGTACTCGTACAGAAGAGCCATGGTGGAGCAGTCCGCCGTCGCGACGCGTTGCAACAAATGACGATTCGAATCCTCCTGGTGCCGGCCCAACGTTGCGGGTTTGAGTTTCAGCGGCCGAGGCGACGTTAAGTGACCATAGAGAGCAACCGCAGTCGGTCACGCCGGCTGACGTGAAATCGGAACACTCTCTGCCGGGGCTGGCAGCTCCTCCCTGGAAAGGAGGCACGCCACCGGTGGATTGTGTTCACTAGCGACACCTAGCGCCCGGATGACCACAacgtcgtgttttttttttttcattttccggCAAACTCactaaataaaaattgtacagtACATCGAATATGATATTTCGTAAGAGAAAATCCCTTTGAGGATTTATTTTCTGTCGGAGTCACTATTCATCAATGAATTCGTTCATGAATCACCTTCAGATATCATGTTTCGTAATGTTGCAGagaaattgacattttatgaTCGGCAATTActaaaaaaatagtatttttaaaaacaaagttttatttttaattatttactaaaacattttcatgattatttttgtttaaactcACAGGTACAGcaactgtagagcgttggcacGCCACCGGTGGCTTGTGTTCTCTAGCGACACCTATTTCCCGGATGACCAGAACGTGGCGTTGTTTACTTTCTTCAAACTCactaaataaaaattgtacagcACGTGTAATATGATATTTCACAAGAGAAAATCCCTTTAAGGATATCTTTTCAGTCGGAGTCGTTCCTTCCGAATACATCAATAAATCACTTTAAACAATCATGTTTCGTAAAATTGTCTAGAAATTGACGTTTTATGATCAGCAATTACAAAATAATAGCGTGTTTTGGAAATCATAAATGTTTCAGTTTAAATCATTTTCTAAAATATCTCAATGATAATCACAGCAGAGTGGAGcaactgtagagcgttggcacGCCAATGGTGGCTTGTGCTCACTAGCGACACCTATTTCCAGGATTACCACAATGTCGCGTTGTTTACTTTCTGGCAaactcaataaataaaaaattgtacaGCATATGTAATATGATATTTCATAGGAGAAATCGCTTTAAGGATTGCAGTCGTAGGCGCTCCTTACGAATTCATCAACAAATCACTTTGCGTAATGTTGCGTAACGTTGGactgaaattgacattttatgaTCAGGAATTACAAAATAGCATTTTTTGTAAAGAATGGTTCAGttgtgatcatttaaaaaaaatatttcaacgattatttttgttaaaattcagcatggtgaatcagctgtagagcgttggccttacagttctgaggaccggggttcaaatcccggcccgtctatgtggagtttgcatattctcccacgtgcttgcgtgggtcttctccgacAGCCggtataagctccagcactcccacaaccctcgtgaggatgagcggcacagaaaatggatggatggttggattgaTGAAAACTTCTGGGGGTCGGGTGGGGCCCATACTTCCTTAAAACTATACCCAAACTCCCCCTCTTCCGTGTAGTTAATACGCAGTGCTGtaataatacagtatttgttttattcttcATCGGTTCCATGGGCTTTTTTGGAAGGTGGGATATcaatatttaatacatttttggttACAGAATAACATTGAGAAGCAGGGGTACGTCACATCTCAAGACAGTCACtttgttaccatggcaaccaaCCTTCTCACAGTGCAACGTTTTTCACGTATGGCTAGTAAATGTCACACGGCGTGGCCACGTCACGGGGGGGACTTTGTCTTCCTGGTTATCAGAATAGAAGGCCGAAAACCTCCGAGACCCGGTCACGAAAGAGTTCCTATGAGCAAGGTGAGCAGATGGACTTTGAATGGGGAATCTTATCTTATATATATGAGTCTCATATAACTCATATTAAACTATTTAATATTAACAGCGAACTAAAATAATCAACAGTGCACCAC
This genomic window from Syngnathoides biaculeatus isolate LvHL_M chromosome 23, ASM1980259v1, whole genome shotgun sequence contains:
- the selenoi gene encoding ethanolaminephosphotransferase 1; protein product: MALLYEYVTQEQLAGFDKYKYSAVDSNPLSVYVMHPFWNFVVKFLPKWLAPNLITFTGFMFLVVTFLMLAFYDFDFYASDAKHQHVPSWVWVMAGIFNFLAYTLDGVDGKQARRTNSSTPLGELFDHGLDSWACIFFVATVYSIFGRGASGVGVATLYYILWVVLFSFILSHWEKYNTGVLFLPWGYDISQVTISVVYLVTAVVGVETWYQPALFHFLYRDLFTFMIVACSFTVTLPMSLYNVLRAYRSNSLKHGSLYEALLPFLSPVLLFILSTAWVLFSPSNILELQPRLYYLMVGTAFANVTCKLIVCQMSNTRCQALSLLLLPMAGVVALALSGLAPDETLLLHVWTAAVVLAHVHYGVSVVQQLSSHFGILAFSLKKPSSD